Genomic DNA from Acidimicrobiales bacterium:
CATCGACAGCTGACCCTTGGCCGGCAGCACGTAGTTCATGAGTGTGAACATGGTCTTCTTGTTCACGCCGCAGTAGTCGGCCTTGCCCAGCACGAGCGCCACACGCTTGCCGAGGTCGATGATGACGGCCCGCTTGGTGAGGGTGCCATCGCGCTCGGGGTCGCACTCGAACGACGGGACGTTGATGAGGGTCCAACCGTTCTCGGCCCGGTCGGCATCGTTGCGGATGCCCTTGGGGAACATGATGTTGCAGAAGTAGGCGTGCGTGGCGTACTCGCCGACGAAGCGGTAAGCCTCTGAGAAGCCGGGGTCGGTGCCGCAGAAGACGTCGGTGGCGTAGAGCCGGGCGTTCTTCGCGTTCAGGTGGTCGATCACCCGCGGGAGCAGCTCGTCGAACTTCTCGGGGTCGAACTGCTTGAAGTCGTTCTTCCACCAGACGGTGTCGATGGACTCGGGGCGAGCCACCGCGAAGGTGTCTTGGACCGGGCGACCGGTGCAGGTGGGGTCGCTGTAGTAGACGAGCGGGCCGTCGACGCCGAGGGCGGTCGGGAAGGCCTTCTGGGCGTCTTCTGGACCGTCGAGGCTGACGCGCCCACGGTCGTTGGCGATGGCCTCGTGGAAGAGGTCGTCCTGGCTGAGCCCGAACTGGAGATCGATGCCCTTGAGGCCGAACTTCTCCTCGAGCTCTGCGGCTACATCAGCGGTCGTACGGTTTGTTGTCACGTGGTACTCCGACGTCGTTGTCGAACGGGTGGGGGAGTGGTCACCGCGGAGACGGTGGCCGGGTTGCTCAGTCGTCGTCTTCCTGCAGCCAGGCGGGGGTGCCCATGTCGACCTCGGAACCGAGCCGGACCCTGATGGCCTGGTGCTGGTCGTTGAGGTCGAAGTTCACTCGCTGTCCCGGTCGGAGCATCCGGAAGACCGAACCTCGAAGGGCGTCCTCGGCGAGATCGATCTCGGTGAGATCTCGTTCGCTCAGGACGACACCATCCTTGGTCATTGGGTCGTACGACTTCACCACACCTTGCATGAGTTCCTCGTTCTCCGTCTTGTGATTGCGCTGTGCCGAGCGGCGTCGCGCCTTGGTTCTCACACCTGATGTGGTGCACGACATCGTGCGCCGCACCGCCGCCCGAAGGCGACGTGAAATCCAAGGGTACGCCAAGTCCCGGGGCCGATGAAAGCCCGGAAGTACAGTATCGCTCCGGGTAATCGCGCCCATCGGTGCGACGTATCCGCGTCGCATTTCTGCTGCACGGGAGTGTAAACGCTTGCAAGTCACGAGCGTGGACTCACGGTTCCGGCGCTGCACACTGGAGTTGCTATGACGCCCGCCACGCCGACCACCGGACCCCTCGGGTACCGCGATCTCCAGGCGATCGGCGTCGCCCGACTCAACGGTGTCGGCGAGAAGAAGCTGAAGGGGCTGGCCGCCCTCGAGATCGCCACACTGCTCGACCTTCTCACCCACTATCCGCGTCGCTACATCGACCGCACCAAGGAGGCGCGGATCGCCGAATTGCACGACGGCGAGGAAGCGAGCGTGTTCGTCACCGTCAAACGCACCGAGTCCCGTCGAATCAAGGGAAATCGGGTGATGGTCACGTCGACCGTCACCGACGGTCACACCTCGATGAAGCTGACCTTCTTCAACCAGCACTGGCGGACGCGCCAGCTGGTCGAGGGTCGGGAGGCCGTGGTCTACGGGAAGCTGTCGTTCTTCCGCAACGAACGACAGATGTCGAACCCCGTGGTCGACCTCGTCGGCAACCAGACGGGTCGCATCATTCCCGTCTACCCACAGTCGGAGAAGTCGGGCTTGCACACCAACGACGTCGTCGGCTTCGTGGCCGAGGCGCTGCGGCGCACGGTCGGCGACGGGGCGCGGGGCATCATTGATCCGCTGCCGATGTCGATCCTCGATCGATTCGACTTCATCGACCGGCAGGCGGCGATCACCGGGATCCACGAACCCGAGTCGATGGCCGAAGCCATGATCGCCAAGCGTCGCCTGGTCTTCGATGAACTCTTTCGGATGCAACTTGCACTGGTCATGCGCAAACGGGCCATCGAGGCGACCGAGGTGGGGCTGGTGCACACGGTCGGCGGCCCGCTCGTGCAGCGGTTCTACCAGAGCCTGCCGTTTCCGCTCACCGGCGCCCAGCAACGGGCCATCGATCAGATCGGGCGCGATCTGACTCGGCCGATCCCGATGCACCGTCTGCTCCAGGGCGATGTCGGTGCGGGCAAGACCATGGTGGCGGTGGCGTCGATGCTCGCCGCGATCGATGGCGGGCACCAGGCGGCGATGATGGCGCCCACCGAGGTCTTGGCCGAGCAGCACGCAGCAGGCATTCGCCGTATGCTCGACGGTCTCACCGTGCCGGCGCCCAACAGCCTGCTCGGTGATCGGCCTCTCAAGATCGAGCTGTTGTCGAACCGGACCGCCGCCGCCGATCGGCGGCGCATCCTCAACGATCTCGTCGTCGGCGAGGTCGACCTCGTGATCGGCACCCACGCGCTCATCCAGGACAAGGTGAAGTTCCATTCGCTCGGGGTCGTCGTGATCGACGAGCAACATCGATTCGGTGTCGAGCAGCGGGCGGCGTTGCGCGACAAGTCCATGGGCGACGCGCTCCCCGACGTCCTCGTCATGACGGCAACACCGATCCCGCGCACCGCAGCGATGACCGTCTACGGCGATCTCGATGTGTCGATCCTCGACGAGCTCCCGCCGGGTCGTACACCCATCGACACTCGTTGGGTGCGGGCGCCGGGTTCGCTCGAAGGCGAGTTGGCGCCCGACGCCGCGACGGCGCTCGATGCCATGTGGTCATCGGTGCGTTCGGCCATCGCCGAGGGACGTCAGGTCTATGTGGTCTGCCCCCTGATCGACGAGTCCGAGAAGCTCGAGGTCGCGTCGGCCGAGTCGATCTACGAGCGACTGCAGATGGTCGAACTCGCTGGCGAAGCGATCGGGTTGCTGCACGGCAAGATGGCGCCGGCCGACAAGGACGCCACCATGGACGCCTTCCGGCGGGGTGATCTCGACGTTTTGGTGGCCACGACCGTGATCGAGGTCGGTGTCGACGTGCCGAACGCCACGATCATGGTGATCCTCGACGCCGACCGGTTCGGCATCGCCCAGCTCCACCAGTTGCGCGGCCGGGTGGGGCGTGGGGCGCACGCATCCACGTGTTGGCTCGTCGGCGAGGCCACCACACCCGACGGCGAGGCCCGACTCGAAGCGCTGGTTGCCAGTACCGACGGGTTCGAGCTGGCCGAGGTCGATCTCGACCTTCGGGGTGAGGGCACGATCCTCGGGGAGCGGCAGAAGGGTCGCAACGATCTCAAGCTGGCCTCGCTACGGCTCGATCGCGAGACCGTCGTGCAGGCTCGCAAGGTCGCCATCGAGCTGGTCGACGCCGACCCCACGCTCGCCCATCATCCGGCCCTCGCCGCCGAGCTCGAGGTCTTCCTCGACGAAGCCGACGCCGAATTCCTCCTCAAAGGCTGACCCCACCACCGCCGTCACCCAAAAGACCATCGCAACTTTGGAGAGTTGTTGCCGCTCAGAGGTGCCAACTCTCCAAAGTTGCGTGGATTTTGGTTGGGGGTCAGTAGGCGTCGGTGTCGTCGTCGGCGATGACGATGTCCCAGCGGTCGAGGCAGTCCTTGCAGCGATAGGGGAGCACCGTGCCTGGATCGAGTTCGCCGTCCTCGGGGAACCAACCGAGCGGGTAGCAGGTGCCCCCACAGTCGACACAAACGATCTCGGCATCGGGCATCGGCATACCCCCGACGCTATTCCCGGTAGCGTCGGCCCGTGCGCATCATCGCCGGGACGGCCCGAGGACGGACGATCAAGGCCCCCGAGGGGCGGGGGACTCGCCCGATCACCGACCGGGCCAAAGAGGCGATCTTCAACATGCTCGTCAGCCTCGGTGGCGTCGATGACGCCGTCGTCTTCGACCTGTTCGCCGGCAGCGGATCGTTCGGGCTCGAGAGTCTGTCGAGAGGCGCTGCGCACGTGACGTTCGTCGAGAGCGACCGCAACGCGCTCCGCACTCTCGAGGGGAATCTCGCCACGCTCGGGTTCGCCGAACGCGCAACGATCTTGTCGATGCCGGTCGAGCGGGCGATCCAGACGATCGGGCACGCCGACATCGCCTTCTGTGACCCGCCGTACCGGCTCGACATCTGGGAGACCCTCCTGGCCGGCATCGACGCCGATCTGATCGTCGGTCATGCCGAGCGCCCGATCGCGCTGACCGACCGGTGGGTCGAGGAACGGCGACGCAGCTACGGCCGGGCAAAGATCGTCATCGCGTCGCTGGCCGCCGGGTCGATCGAGGTCACGGGGTCGCTCGAAGTAGGGGCGTCGCTCGAGGTAGGGGGGTCGCTCGACTCCTCGTCGACGCCCGACGACGCTGTCGCAAGCGAGGTCGACCGAAGCGACGAGTAGCGCTTCGCGCGGTCGCCATCGTCTTGGGCCCGCTACTCTGTCGGAAGCGGGGGGACAGCGTCGGCGTTCGTTGACGCTTGGGCAGGAGATGTTTCGTCCAGCGACAGCGTCGGTCCAACATGGGTTGGGTCGACCACAAGGAATCCACGTGTCAGTTGCCCTCTACCCAGGCTCCTTCGATCCGATCCACAACGGTCATCTCCAAGTGATCGAGACGATTGCGCCGTTGTTCGACGACCTGATCGTCGGTGTCGGGCACAATCCCGAGAAGCCGTCAGGACTGTTCACCCCTGACGAGCGGGTCGCCATGATCCGCAGCGCGGTCGCCGGCCTCACCAACGTTCGGGTCGAACTTTTCGTCGGGCTGGCCACGGCTGCGGCCATCGGATTCGGAGCCGACTGCCTCGTGAAGGGGGTGCGTGGTGCCGGTGACCTCGACGCCGAGATGCAGCAGGCGGCGATGAACTCGCTGACTGCCGGCGTGCCGACGCTGTTCGCCCCCGCCATGGGTGAGGCCTCGCTGGTGTCGAGTCGCTATGTGCGGGAGATCGCCGCCATGGGCGGCGACATCAATTCCGTCGTCCCCTCCGCTGTCGCCGCTCAACTCAATGAGAGGTTCCCGTCATGACTGCGCAATCGAATCAGTACACCGCCCCGGTGGTCGATGAGATCCTCGCCGATGTGATCGCCATCATCTCGCAGGCTCGTCCGATGCCGATGTCGTCGACCGTGAAGGTCAACCGCGACGAGCTCCTCGACCTCCTCGAAGAAGCACAGGCTCGCCTCCCCGAAGAGCTTCGCGCCGCTCGCTGGCTGCTCAAGGAGCGCGACGACTTCCTCCTGCAGGCCGAACACGAGCGAGACGAACTGATCGAGCAAGGCCGGACCCAGGTGGCTCGGATGATCGAACGGCAAGAGGTGGTCAAGGCCGCCGATGCCAAGGCCCGGGCGATCGTGGAGGAGGCCCGGGCCGAGGCCCGCATGCTGCGTCATCAGGTCGAGGACTACTGCGACCAGAAGTTGGCATCGTTCGAGATCGTGCTCGAGAAGACCCAGCGAACCGTGCAGCAAGGTCGAGAGAAGCTTCTCGGCACCTCCGCCGCCGACCAGCTGCCACCGCCTCCACCGGCGCCCGACGACGCGACGCATCCCGACGGCACCTACGCCGAGTGGGATTGAGATGGAGTCACCGCGTCCCACACGGCATCTGCTGGTGAACGTCACCGAACTCCGGCGACGGCT
This window encodes:
- the recG gene encoding ATP-dependent DNA helicase RecG, which codes for MTPATPTTGPLGYRDLQAIGVARLNGVGEKKLKGLAALEIATLLDLLTHYPRRYIDRTKEARIAELHDGEEASVFVTVKRTESRRIKGNRVMVTSTVTDGHTSMKLTFFNQHWRTRQLVEGREAVVYGKLSFFRNERQMSNPVVDLVGNQTGRIIPVYPQSEKSGLHTNDVVGFVAEALRRTVGDGARGIIDPLPMSILDRFDFIDRQAAITGIHEPESMAEAMIAKRRLVFDELFRMQLALVMRKRAIEATEVGLVHTVGGPLVQRFYQSLPFPLTGAQQRAIDQIGRDLTRPIPMHRLLQGDVGAGKTMVAVASMLAAIDGGHQAAMMAPTEVLAEQHAAGIRRMLDGLTVPAPNSLLGDRPLKIELLSNRTAAADRRRILNDLVVGEVDLVIGTHALIQDKVKFHSLGVVVIDEQHRFGVEQRAALRDKSMGDALPDVLVMTATPIPRTAAMTVYGDLDVSILDELPPGRTPIDTRWVRAPGSLEGELAPDAATALDAMWSSVRSAIAEGRQVYVVCPLIDESEKLEVASAESIYERLQMVELAGEAIGLLHGKMAPADKDATMDAFRRGDLDVLVATTVIEVGVDVPNATIMVILDADRFGIAQLHQLRGRVGRGAHASTCWLVGEATTPDGEARLEALVASTDGFELAEVDLDLRGEGTILGERQKGRNDLKLASLRLDRETVVQARKVAIELVDADPTLAHHPALAAELEVFLDEADAEFLLKG
- a CDS encoding RsmD family RNA methyltransferase, which produces MRIIAGTARGRTIKAPEGRGTRPITDRAKEAIFNMLVSLGGVDDAVVFDLFAGSGSFGLESLSRGAAHVTFVESDRNALRTLEGNLATLGFAERATILSMPVERAIQTIGHADIAFCDPPYRLDIWETLLAGIDADLIVGHAERPIALTDRWVEERRRSYGRAKIVIASLAAGSIEVTGSLEVGASLEVGGSLDSSSTPDDAVASEVDRSDE
- the coaD gene encoding pantetheine-phosphate adenylyltransferase, encoding MSVALYPGSFDPIHNGHLQVIETIAPLFDDLIVGVGHNPEKPSGLFTPDERVAMIRSAVAGLTNVRVELFVGLATAAAIGFGADCLVKGVRGAGDLDAEMQQAAMNSLTAGVPTLFAPAMGEASLVSSRYVREIAAMGGDINSVVPSAVAAQLNERFPS